Genomic window (Planococcus sp. MSAK28401):
TTCTCTAACTCTGCCGTTACAAAAGGATGGTCCTCGTATGAACGGGTTTCGCCTTCACGAAAATCTGCTACGATGTCGTACGTTAATGCTTCTTCATATTCAGCTTCTGTAATATAGCCTGTTTCAAGCATTCGGTAAAGGACCGTCTTCATCCGATTCAAGCCCGGTGCTAATCCTTCTTCTTCCTTTATTGCTCCAGTATTCGTATAAGGAGTATAACTAAACGGCGCTTTCGGGATCCCGGCAATGAATGCCGCTTGCGGCAAGTTCAATTCGCTGGCTGGAACATTGAAGATGCCTTTAGCCGCCGTCTCGATTCCTGCAATATTTGTGCCAGCTGAATTTCGGCCATATGGAATGATGTTCAAATAAGCTTCCATGATGTCTTCTTTGTTCATGAATTTCTCGAGACGCATGGCCAAAAGAATTTCTTTTGCTTTACGTTCGTAAGAGACTTCATTTGTCAAAATTTGGTTTTTGATTAATTGCTGTGTCAAAGTTGAGCCACCGGATTGGCTGTCTGAATTGGAAACATCCTGGAATAATCCACGCATGATTGCTTTTGGGACAATTCCTTCGTGTTCAAAGAAATACTCGTCTTCAGTGGCCAGTACTGCGTCTATGGCAGTATCGGAGACATCTTCCAAAGTCGTTTCTTCCCGGTCTAGGTCAGTCTGCAATTTGCCGAGATACGTATTGTCGGCAAAGTACAATTGAGAAGTTTCTTCATAGCTATAGATGTCCGACAGCATTTCATCTTCGGTCCGCAGCTGTTCTTCATCCACTAGGGAAGCGAAATAGCCAGCTCCGGCCGATGCAGCAAAGACGCCGCCTGCCACCAGTATAATAGCTAGAATGATTGCCAAATTCCAAATGACGCCCGTCGTGATTTTAAAACGCCTAAACCACTTATGGGACGTCCATCTATCGGTTGTTTCTTCTGCCTTCAATAACCATCTTCTAAACTTATCGCGCACGTTATCAACCTCCTAAAAATCTTTTTCATTATAGCATAATCCGATAATTGAAACGAAAGATATTGACAATCTTTAGGATTGAAGTACACTACATAATAGAATCTTCATATTTCAAACGAAGAAAAGTCCGAAGTAGGGCATGCGATTTTGAACCAAGAGAGCCGGTGGGTGGTGCGAACCGGCCAAAACGCATGCGGCGAATTACAGGCTTGGAGTTTGCGGAAGTGCCCCGTCTGGCACATTCGAGTGGGAGGATACGTCCTCCAAGCTGGGTGGTACCGCGCATATGCGCCCCTGCATGAATTTCATGCAGGGGCTTTTTTGTGTCCCGGCAATCAGGTGATGGAGAAAGAGGAGGAAATTTACATGACGAATTCATTGATCGAAGATTTAAACTGGCGCGGGCTTCTATACCAGCAAACAGACGAAGAAGGAATGGCGGAAGTGCTGGACCAGGAAAAAATTTCATTATACTGCGGGGTCGACCCGACAGCTGACAGCATGCACATCGGACATATCGTGCCGCTTTTGACGCTGCGCCGTTTCCAATTGCATGGCCATCGCCCGATTCTTTTGGTTGGCGGAGCGACGGGCATGATCGGGGATCCTTCCGGCCGCAACGAAGAGCGCCAATTGCAATCGACGGAACAAATCGACCGCAATGTGCAAGCCATTAAAAAACAAATGGAACAGATTTTTGATTTCCAGACGGAGAACGGTGCGAAAATGGTCAATAACCGCGACTGGATCGGCGACATGAGCGTTATCGAGTTTCTGCGTGATTTCGGCAAATTGATCTCCGTCAACTACATGCTGGCGAAAGACTCGGTTGCCTCGCGGTTAGACAGCGGGATTTCATTTACGGAGTTTTCCTATACCTTGATCCAGGCGATCGATTTTAACCATCTCTATAATGAATACAATTGCCGTGTGCAGATCGGCGGTTCGGACCAATGGGGCAATATCACTTCGGGCCTTGAGGTCATCCGCAAGACACACGAGGAAGAAGCGAAAGCATTCGGCATCACCATCCCGCTCGTGACAAAAGCGGACGGCACAAAATTCGGCAAGACAGCGGGCGGCGCAGTTTGGCTTGATGCGAAAAAGACCTCCCCTTACGAGTTCTACCAGTTCTGGATCAATACGGCTGATGCAGATGTCGTGAAATACTTGAAGATTTTCACGTTCCTCGAAAAACAGGAAATTGAAGCACTCGCCGAAAGCGTTGAAACGGAAGCGCATCTCAGAAAAGCGCAAACCGTGCTCGCTGAAGAAATGACTAAGCTTATCCATGGGGAAGAAGCGCTCGCGGATGCACAGCGCATCACGAAAGCCTTGTTCAGCGGCGACCTGAAAAGCTTGAGCGCAGACGAAATGAAGGCGGCTTTCAAAGACGTCCCTTCTGTCGAGATGGCGAAACAAGCGAAGCCGATCGTTGATTTGATCGTTGATGGCAAAGTGTCTCCTTCAAAACGCCAAGCCCGTGAAGATATCACGAACGGCGCGATCTCTATCAACGGCGAGAAAATCCGCGACCTCGAATACGTCGTCGATGGAAAAGACCGCTTGGACGATGAGTTCGCTATCGTCCGTCGCGGAAAGAAAAAGTACCATATGATTCATTTCATCTAAATGCGAATGCCGTTTGCACATGCAAGCGGCGTTTTGTATTTATTGGTGAATGTTTAACGTCCCTTCGACCGGGAAACACAATTACTAGAAACATGAACAGGATTCCAAACTGATAAGGGAGGACGAAGGACATGTCACGAGTTGTTGGATCGTACGGTACGGAGATGGAAGCAGTGGAGGTCATAGAAGATCTTCAGCGACAGGGCTACCGGGATGAAGATATTTCGGTTCTCAGTAAAGATAAGGGAGACGTGGATCGTGTTACGGAAGAAACTGGTACGCAAGCCGGTGAAGGAGCAGCTGCGGGTGCTGCTACAGGAGGTGCACTAGGCGGTCTCGGCGGCGTCTTGGCAGGCCTCGGTGCGCTGGCGATTCCTGGCATCGGGCCAATTGTGGCAGCGGGCCCAATCGCAGCTGGACTTACAGGCGCTGCAGCGGGCGCAGGCGTCGGCGGCATAGCCGGTGCTTTAATCGGACTCGGTGTGCCAGAAGACGAAGCGGAAACATATGAAGCTGAGTTTAAGGAAGGGCGGATCCTTGTCTTGGTAGAAGATGAGGAAGCGAAGCAACCTGACAGCAACGATGTAGATAGGTTCACTGATCGGGAAGATCCGTTGATCGGAACGGAACGGACCACGAACATCCGCGGAGATGCTGGAACGCGACGCGGCCGGCTTTAATTTCCAATAGACTAGCAAACCCCACGGCGCTTTAAAAGTGCCGTGGGGTTTTTTTAGATATGCGATTGCTTTTCCTTAATGAAGGAAGGAAGCGGGAAATCCTCAAAGGCTTGTGGGTGGACCAGCTTACCTAGTTTGATGGCTCCTTCTAGCAAGCGAGGAGAAGGCCGGCAGAACAGAGCTTCTTCCATGACGTGGATCTGTTCAATGCCTTTCATCGACTGCCAGTCCGGACGTTTCAATACAAGTTCCGGTTTCACTTTTGAGGTCATGATGCCGACCCATGCCAAAAGGATATAATCTGGCTCGCGTTCTCTCACGGCTTCCCAATCGGTTTGGATGTTGGCGGTTTTTTCATCTTCGAAACAATTGCGCGCGCCGACTAGCCGGCTGATTTCGCTGAGCCAATTGACGCCTCCTGGAGTGAACACCGGCTTCGGCCACCATTCCCAGTACAAGGATGGAGAAGAGGCAGCCGTTTCTCCGCGTTTCTTCAGTTCGGCAATGGTTGCATCATATTCCACAAGAACCGTCGAGCTGTCGAAATGGATCGCTTCGGCCACCGTCTCCAGGTCGTGGCGGATGTCTGCGAGCGATTGCGGGTCCAGGATGAGGTGTGGAATCTTGCGTTTTTTTAGCTCTTCGATATTTTTCTCCATGCCGGGTACGCTGAGCGATGCCAGCACAAGGTCCGGAGTGAGTGCTTCGACTTCATCCATGCGAATGGATAGGTCCGGTCCGAGACGCGGAAGCTTTTCGATGCTCTTCGGCCAGTCGGAATAATCATCGACGCCGACCAGCAAATGATCGGCATTCAAAAAAGCGAGCAATTCGGTGTTGCTTGGGCAAATGGATACGATTCGCATAAAGACGCCTCCTTTATGGATTCAGTTTAGCACAGCTCGAGAAAGGAATCGACGAAACCAGGGAGCCTGGCATCTTTAAAACTAAAGGCTGACAAGATGCTTGCGAAATAAACGCCATAGAAAAAACCCTCCAGGTACGCCTGGAGGGTTTTCATCAATCGATTAACGTGAGTAGAACTCAACGATCAATTGTTCGTTGATTTCAGCAGACAATTCGCTGCGCTCTGGGAGACGAACGAATGTGCCTTCTTTTTTGTCAGCGTCGATTGAAACGTATTCTGGAACGAAGCTGTTTACTTCGATCGCTTCGTTAACAACATCAAGGTTGTTAGACTTTTCGCGGAAAGCGATTGCTTGTCCTGGTTTCACGCTGTAAGACGGGATGTCTACGCGTTTGCCATCAACAAGGATGTGGCCGTGGTTTACCAATTGGCGAGCTTGGCGGCGAGTGCGCGCAAGGC
Coding sequences:
- the tyrS gene encoding tyrosine--tRNA ligase, with the translated sequence MTNSLIEDLNWRGLLYQQTDEEGMAEVLDQEKISLYCGVDPTADSMHIGHIVPLLTLRRFQLHGHRPILLVGGATGMIGDPSGRNEERQLQSTEQIDRNVQAIKKQMEQIFDFQTENGAKMVNNRDWIGDMSVIEFLRDFGKLISVNYMLAKDSVASRLDSGISFTEFSYTLIQAIDFNHLYNEYNCRVQIGGSDQWGNITSGLEVIRKTHEEEAKAFGITIPLVTKADGTKFGKTAGGAVWLDAKKTSPYEFYQFWINTADADVVKYLKIFTFLEKQEIEALAESVETEAHLRKAQTVLAEEMTKLIHGEEALADAQRITKALFSGDLKSLSADEMKAAFKDVPSVEMAKQAKPIVDLIVDGKVSPSKRQAREDITNGAISINGEKIRDLEYVVDGKDRLDDEFAIVRRGKKKYHMIHFI
- a CDS encoding helical backbone metal receptor, yielding MRIVSICPSNTELLAFLNADHLLVGVDDYSDWPKSIEKLPRLGPDLSIRMDEVEALTPDLVLASLSVPGMEKNIEELKKRKIPHLILDPQSLADIRHDLETVAEAIHFDSSTVLVEYDATIAELKKRGETAASSPSLYWEWWPKPVFTPGGVNWLSEISRLVGARNCFEDEKTANIQTDWEAVREREPDYILLAWVGIMTSKVKPELVLKRPDWQSMKGIEQIHVMEEALFCRPSPRLLEGAIKLGKLVHPQAFEDFPLPSFIKEKQSHI
- a CDS encoding general stress protein, whose translation is MSRVVGSYGTEMEAVEVIEDLQRQGYRDEDISVLSKDKGDVDRVTEETGTQAGEGAAAGAATGGALGGLGGVLAGLGALAIPGIGPIVAAGPIAAGLTGAAAGAGVGGIAGALIGLGVPEDEAETYEAEFKEGRILVLVEDEEAKQPDSNDVDRFTDREDPLIGTERTTNIRGDAGTRRGRL